A window of uncultured Litoreibacter sp. contains these coding sequences:
- the rpsG gene encoding 30S ribosomal protein S7: MSRRHAAEKRQVLPDAKFGDTVLTKFMNNLMIDGKKSAAERIVYNAFDRVEDKLKKAPVEVFHEALELIKPSVEVRSRRVGGATYQVPVEVRPERREALAIRWLIKAARARNENTMEERLAGELMDAVNSRGSAVKKREDTHKMADANKAFSHYRW, translated from the coding sequence ATGTCACGTCGTCACGCCGCCGAGAAGCGCCAAGTTTTGCCAGACGCCAAGTTTGGTGACACTGTCCTGACCAAATTCATGAACAACCTGATGATCGACGGCAAAAAATCCGCCGCCGAGCGCATCGTCTACAACGCCTTTGACCGCGTTGAGGACAAGCTGAAGAAAGCCCCAGTGGAAGTGTTCCACGAGGCACTTGAGCTGATCAAGCCATCCGTCGAAGTGCGTTCGCGCCGCGTCGGTGGTGCGACTTATCAGGTCCCCGTTGAAGTGCGCCCCGAGCGCCGCGAAGCATTGGCCATCCGCTGGCTGATCAAAGCGGCCCGCGCCCGCAACGAAAACACGATGGAAGAACGCCTTGCAGGTGAATTGATGGATGCCGTCAACTCCCGCGGCTCGGCCGTTAAGAAACGTGAAGATACCCACAAAATGGCCGACGCGAACAAAGCGTTCAGCCACTACCGCTGGTAA